In a genomic window of Vigna angularis cultivar LongXiaoDou No.4 chromosome 6, ASM1680809v1, whole genome shotgun sequence:
- the LOC108343498 gene encoding uncharacterized protein LOC108343498, whose amino-acid sequence MPTPYASSAKGLSSSDPILDRLASSDGAVKFRAIREVKNHIIGNRTKKLSYIKLGAVPAVAAALADSNPNLIVQSAAALGSFACGVDAGVRAVLDAGAFPRLIGLLSAPDEKVLDAAARSLRMIYQSKLAPKYDFFQEENMQFLLSLLKSENENLTGLGAGIVIHSCKTNGEQNILCHAGVLEKLTSLLDGSLSQRDASLESLAAIIRDNPTAVSNFVELRCGRALHSVTELTKDKYPRTRLLACLCLISVKNSSTCYLQDIGMKTKLVYILLELLDDSGQVGDEASFAFSSLIAEKEDLQKLAFEANAINKFNCLLQKHPIQPKRLEGVLLALADLCSKLECCRSSFLSLQVLNLVIDALTHEDARVRTAACICLRSVSRSIKNLSAGCFMNERVVFPLVRLLSDLSTSVQVAALGAISNIVVDFLPHKSIFVQCGGVKELVQLTKSMDSSLRLNAVWALRNMVFLADTICKEGVFVELTASSMASLICDPEPSVQEQALALVRNFVDGCLYSVEHAFAEDGIILDAVGRQLQKSSKIEIGIQGMYILSNIASGNEFHKEAVMQLLFPQDENGSHSFFEQFLHSPDSRLRTAAVWVVINLTFPSSPGAFGRIVNLRSFGIVSRIKKMVNDSCMDVKLRARLALGQIITFGDS is encoded by the exons ATGCCAACGCCGTACGCTTCTTCTGCCAAGGGCCTGTCGTCCTCCGATCCGATCCTCGACCGCCTCGCCTCCTCCGATGGCGCGGTGAAATTCAGAGCCATCCGCGAGGTGAAGAACCACATAATTGGAAACCGAACAAAGAAGCTCTCCTACATCAAGCTCGGCGCCGTCCCCGCTGTTGCCGCCGCGCTCGCTGACTCCAACCCCAACCTCATTGTCCAGTCTGCCGCCGCGCTCGGAAGCTTCGCCTGCGGCGTAGATGCCGGCGTCCGTGCCGTCCTTGACGCCGGAGCTTTTCCGCGCTTGATCGGACTCCTCTCCGCTCCTGACGAGaag GTTCTGGATGCTGCAGCTCGTTCTTTACGGATGATTTATCAATCAAAACTAGCTCCAAAGTATGATTTTTTTCAAGAGGAAAACATgcaatttcttctttcattattgAAAAGTGAGAATGAAAATCTTACTGGGCTAGGTGCAGGCATTGTTATTCATTCTTGCAAGACAAATGgggaacaaaatatattatgcCACGCTGGTGTTTTAGAGAAACTCACTAGTCTTCTTGATGGTTCTCTAAGTCAGCGAGATGCTAGTCTAGAGTCATTAGCTGCAATTATTAGAGACAACCCAACAGCTGTCTCTAACTTTGTTGAACTTCGCTGTGGAAGAGCTTTACATTCTGTTACTGAATTAACTAAAGACAAATATCCTCGAACAAGACTACTAGCCTGCTTGTGCTTGATTTCTGTGAAGAATTCTTCGACATGCTATCTCCAAGATATAGGAATGAAAACCAAATTGGTCTACATTTTGCTTGAGCTCCTTGATGATTCTGGTCAAGTTGGGGATGAAGCTTCTTTTGCTTTCTCAAGTTTAATTGCAGAGAAGGAAGATTTGCAGAAGTTAGCGTTTGAGGCAAATGCTATTAATAAGTTCAACTGCCTTTTACAAAAGCATCCCATACAACCTAAAAGGCTTGAAGGGGTACTTCTGGCCTTGGCTGATCTTTGCTCAAAATTGGAGTGCTGCAGGTCTAGTTTTCTTTCGTTGCAG GTCTTGAACCTAGTAattgatgccttaactcatgaGGATGCCAGGGTACGCACTGCAGCTTGCATTTGCTTGAGAAGTGTTTCTCGCTCAATCAAG AATTTGAGTGCAGGTTGTTTTATGAATGAAAGGGTTGTTTTTCCTTTGGTTCGGCTTCTCTCTGATCTTTCTACTTCTGTCCAG GTTGCAGCCCTTGGTGCCATCAGCAATATAGTGGTTGACTTCTTGCCACATAAATCAATATTCGTACAATGTGGGGGCGTTAAAGAGCTTGTGCAATTGACCAAGTCAATGGATTCGTCCTTAAGATTAAATGCTGTATGGGCATTGAGGAATATGGTATTCCTTGCAGACACGATATGCAAGGAAGGAGTTTTTGTGGAGTTAACAGCATCTTCAATGGCTAGCCTTATTTGTG ATCCTGAACCTTCTGTTCAAGAACAAGCTCTGGCCCTTGTTCGCAATTTTGTTGATGGATGTCTGTACTCTGTTGAGCATGCTTTTGCTGAAGATGGTATCATACTGGATGCTGTTGGAAGACAGTTACAAAAGTcttctaaaattgaaattggGATACAG GGGATGTATATTCTCAGTAATATTGCAAGTGGCAATGAGTTTCATAAGGAAGCAGTTATGCAGCTACTCTTCCCTCAAGACGAGAACGGGTCTCACTCTTTCTTTGAGCAGTTTTTGCATAGTCCTGACAGTCGCTTACGCACAGCTGCAGTGTGGGTTGTAATAAACCTCACTTTTCCTTCTAGTCCTGGTGCATTTGGTCGGATTGTAAATCTACGTAGTTTTGGCATTGTTTCTCGAATAAAAAAGATGGTCAATGATTCTTGCATGGATGTGAAG CTTCGAGCGAGACTTGCACTTGGACAGATTATTACTTTTGGTGATAGTTAA